Genomic segment of Cricetulus griseus strain 17A/GY unplaced genomic scaffold, alternate assembly CriGri-PICRH-1.0 unplaced_scaffold_110, whole genome shotgun sequence:
ACCCAGAGGCTTTCTCCGGAGAACATTGTAGCCACTAATCAGAACTAGGTTCCTTGTGTACAAGAAACTGCGTCACCTCACACACGGTTCTACTTGTCCAGAACAGAGACCAACCCATGAACGGGATGTGGGTGAGACTCAACCTGGTTGTCAGCCTAAAAGCCAGCACAGCTGCAGAGGGAAGGTCACCACAATGTCCACTGCAGAAAGGCCCACACAGGGGGACCAGGGAGAGCAGGAGAGCACATCTCCAGCCCAGGAGACCCCAGCTACCCTAGAAACTTTGCTACTACGTAAAACAAATTGGGGGAGGGTCAGAGGGTAACCAAATGGGAGCAACAACAGGTAGGGAGGCAAATTTCTGAGAAgactcaagaaacaaaagcaggGACACATTCTGGGACCATGGGAGTCAGCACTAGGACAATGGCTTGACACACAAAGAACATAAACATGTGGTTTCCTTCTTGGTCCAGGCTCTTGGGCCCTGAACCTGAGGTAAACAAGTCTAACAAAACACACATCACTCTCGGCAAAGACTCAAACCCTGAAGTCATCCCACTGGCCCCTGGAAAAGAGATCAAAGCCCATGGCAAGCTCCACTGCTAACAAGCTCTCCCACAGCAGCCTCCAGTCAGTGAGTATCTTTCTAGAAGCTAGTGGGTAAAACAATAGGCAGATGCTTATCTGAGAGAGACAATCTGTCAAACAGAGGAATGACTCAAGGAGCTCCCAGGACACAGATTGATCAGGGTGGTGAGTTAGTGCAGGAAAGAAGGCTGGCTGGGGCCTGGAGAGGCCCTCAGCACATTTTAAGCCCCTGGAAAGAGGAGATAGGAATCAAAAACAGTATTGATTTTCAGTGTGCATAGAAAAACAtggtaaaaccaaacaaaacctgaGATCCATTTGTCCCTGGCCCCCTCTCCATTCAAGAGAAGTGGAGGTGGGTAAGAAAAGCTGGACTAAGAGTCAGGAACCAATAGAAAACTTACTTAGGGAAAAAATATAACCACCCCTGCGTCCTGAGACGTCAGCATGAAGTAAGCCACCAGACATGACACTGCTTTGTAAGAACTAAAGCTGCAACCTCTCAAGATGGGCAGCCCTCACACACATGACATGATCTGTAGCGTGTGCATTGAGAATCAGGAAGGGAGTGTCAGCCTCACTCTACCTCCTGGGCAGAGGGACAGCAGCAGAGTAAGGCAGTCTCTGCCCTGGAGGAGAGAAGCAGAACAAGTATGGGAACACCCCATAATGAAGCCCATGTCCCAGAAAGAGGTCCTGTGAGCACGTCAGTAAATACTCCTAGGATGGAGTGCAGGGTAACTGAATTCTAACAGCCTGGAGCCAGTAACAATGTGGTGAGACTGCAATGGGTGCAGACGCCGTTGACGGACACATAAACCCAGGCAGCCACAGTGGACTGTGCTGTATAGAGACCCGGGTGTTTAGCAGGAAGATGAATGATGGAGGGTGCAGGACACTGCAGCAGTGAGCTGCCAAAGCAGCCAAAGCCTCAAGGATCTGTGGAAACTGAGATCCAGCCAGAGAGTGAGGGTGGCTGAAGGCAGCCCTCCCTCTGCCCCAACAGGCGCAGCAGAGCCCTGTGCTCCCCGCTTCTCAAGCAGCAGCTCCTTCAGCTCATCTTTCAGCTTCTGGTTTCTGGGTCTCTTAATTCTCTCCCAGTTTTTGTCCCTGTAATTCCTGACGGACTGTCTCTCTGTCCTGGGCTTCAGAGTCTGGTTGCTGCTGCTTACCAGCTTTCCCCAGTAGCAGAGCAATGAAATCTGAAAACCCCTCAACTTGCTCCTTCCTCTCAAAGCTCTTTGGGGCAGAATTGCTCACCATCTCAGATAGCCCCTCAGcttacagaaagacaaattccCTTTGGCCTTTTATCATTTCAGTACATTCTGCATTAAGGTCATGCCTGCTAACTCACGTGCTCATGGTTTTTAGTCATGGATACATTTCCTTCACAAGGGTATTAAGGCAGGAAGTTTCTAACACAATCCTTGCTAAATCTGACATTGTCATTGATGAAACCACTAGATGATCTTTGGCAAGTTAACTGCTAAGAGTCTTTCAGAAAAGGAGGGAACAAAAGAGAGGACCCTGCCATGGAGCACTGGACAGGGAAGAGTGCTGCCTCTGCTTTCAATCTACTACTTATAGCTGATGTTAGGTAAGCTACTGATATTGAACTGGATTCCCCCATTCATCAAAACAAAGACAGCTAATATCTACCTTTAAGATGGAGTAGGCGTATTATCTGTATTACTGGAAGAAGGTACTTAGTAAATCACAATTTCCTCATTTGTCCCCTTCAGGCTTGCTTTTTCCAAAACCCACTCACTCTCACTTTGGacttgtatgtacacacacacacacacacacacacacacacacacagagagagagagagagagagagagagagagagagagagagagagagagagagagagagagagagagagagagagagagagagagagagctggtctcagagacagggcttcactatgtagctctggctatcctggtactctctcagtagaccatgctgaccttagACTTTacagtgatctacctgcctctacccgTTTCCCAAATGCCAGGATAAATGGTGTGCACCATGCTTCGCCCTCCTGTCAAACTTTAGATCAAGCTGTCTCAACATCAGCACTACTGACATTTTAGGCCTGTTGGTTCTCTGTTGTGGAGCTGTCATGTGTGTTATAAGACATACAATGGTATCTCTGTGCACTCACCAGATGCTGTTAGTACCAGTTGTGACAACCAAAAAGGTTTCTAGACATTGCCAAATGTTTTGGGGTGGGAGAAAGGGAATGGATGACCACTCCTGACTGAGAAACAATGCATTAGACTGAAAGTTTATAGCAACAACAATAGTGCTCCGTCCTCATGAAGTCTCTTTTCTTGATTCCAAGCTTCATGAATTCTTGCTACAATTATGTCATTTTATCTTTGAAAAGCAAGATGCTTGAATATTTTCTGCAAGAGAATCAGCTTGTTTGCCTCAGCTTTAAATTTTACACAAACAATGATGTTTGAGTGACAAGTATACTAGCTATACCAATGAAAATCAGCTGTATAATACCATACCAAAAGGCAGAATATCACAAGGTTCATTTAAAGGCTTAGAGATGGGTGAttcaaaagaatataaaacatgaCTGGGCTTTCACGTAAAACCACATTAACTCAATTTAATATTTAGCCTTGAGACCAGGCTGTCTAAGCAGTGGCTAATAGACAGGAGAGCTACTAAGTATTTGTAGAGAAGACAACTCTCAACACTGATTGTATAATTCATCATTCCACAAACTTGCCAGTTAAAAAAATTttcttgctgggtgtggtggtacatgactataataccagcacctgggaggcagaggcagggaggctgccagatgtttgaggccagcttggtttacctAGAAAGTTAAAGGCCACCCAAGGCAAAACTCTGTCCAAAACAAGTGCCTTAAGTGAAAtctcaatatttctgttttaaaccAACTAATTATACAAGAAACTACATATCAAAAAAACCTACATATCATACAAACTACTAATCATACAAGAAACCCTTTTGatctttatcttttcaaagataaAACCATATAactgtagtttaaaaaaaaaatagtaaagaacTGTTTCCAAAgcctgtgtggtggtgcatgcctctaagcccacactcaggaggaagaggcaagtagTTCTCCATgagagtttaagggcagcctggtctatataacaagttccaggtcaaccaaaGCAATATAGTGAGATCCCGGCTCAAAAGTcaaaaaggttttttgttttgttttgttttttgtttattggttcttcaaggcagggtttctctgagtagtcctggctgtcctagaactctttctgtagaccaggttggcccggaactcagagacctgcctgcctctgcctccagaacgctgggattaaaggcccttATCTGCCACtcttaattattatttgaaaCTAAAGAGACCTTTTCTAAGTTATGTATAATGTTTATGCTTTTAATTATAtaactggggaggctgaggtctttgatttgattaagtggctctttttttttcctgctcccTCCAACAATAATGGTTACTCTTTCCAATTGGTTACTTCTCAACTTTGACTGATATTCACTGGTTGGCCAACACTGtgctagaattttaaaaacaagccCCTTGTTCCATCATTTCTTTAGCACATCACTCATCCATTCTTGCTTCCCACAGAACACAAAGGAAGACCTTTTCACTCTGCCAGATTCCATCCCTTTACAAGCCTGTTCAAGAAGCATACTCTTTATAAAATTTCCAACTGCTTTTGCTATTTCCGGTAGTGAATCTTCCTGTACTTTTTCATGCAAATGGAAACTTTCATTTATTGGGAGATGTGTATACACATCTCATTAGAACCCAAGCTTCTCCTTTTACAAcccttgaaaggttcaggcattatgctggcctgcccctgttacctggtgaaacaggcagtaccctggtcagcccaaggttccatgggaactaagtctgcacacaggtgcagaggacccctttaaaagataagtccctgcccatttacgctctctgtttctctgtcccgctctgttcctctgttcctctgtcccgcgCTCTGTGCGTGcgctcgcgctctctctctctctctctctctatggcaaccggccatggcggtcagccatttaccctgttcctcttcttagtctccccattctgccgggccttataataaacttatagtcttatgtctcatgtctcaacattttctcttttcttctttttaaacaaaacaataaaaaccctttcactgaaagacccctgccccttagccctttctttctcaagtttgtctcctcttcctcctgttggcggcgtccccgatccccacccccggcggccttcccccgccacccgctgcacgcccggcccgagaacaagcaccgggtgggccggcccgagaatgagcaccaggtgggccagcccgagaacgagcaccgggtgggccggcacgagggcgagcaccaggtgggtcggcacgagaacaaacaccaagtgagccggcctggagccctgcccctgagcccccgcccgaagagaaacactccgtcccaaggtctccgcccccaaggtcagctaTCAGGAAGCGgaggggggggaattgagtctgctgtaccagacaccagaccttgagaatatgctgatctggaatggctctgtgtctcatttgaaccatccaatagaaatgattctgtatttcgcctcatttgaaagactctatgtttcacctcatttgaataactctgtactttgcctcatttgaattcCTCTCAGCCTTCCTCAGCCCTCCTCTCAGCCTTCCTCTCAGCCCTCCTCAGCCTTCCTCTCAGCCTTCCTCAGCCCTCCTCTCAGCCTTCCTCTCAGccctcctcagccctcctctcaGGCCTCCTCAGCCCCGGGAGGTGGCGCCGGCGCCAGGGCCTGAGAGGGCTTCCAGGCGTCCGGCACCTCCCCGGCCTGAGTCGTGCAGAGGGAGCCGCACACCGGGGTGGGTGCTGGGCCCTGACACTCACTCACCTTCTCTCAGCCCACGAGCTGGAAGCCTCAACCAGCCGGCCGCGGCGGGGCCTGCGAGGAGCCCCGGAGCTGCCGCCCGCAGCCCGACACCGGAGCCCTGAGGGCCGCCATCTTGGGAGCACGCCTGACCTCGAGTGCACTTCCGCTTCTGGGGCGGGGCGGACGCCGCCGCAGCGCGGCGAGCGGGTGTCTGGCTCGGGGTCTGGGCTCGAGAGATGCGCCTTTGTGCGAAGCCTGTGTTTCGCCCTAAATGTCTGGGGGAGACCCTCCGGCAGCTGTGTGCCAGCACCGGCTCTTCAAAGTGCCTGTCGGTTTCCCCTGGTAAATCCACACCGCGCGGCTTCTTGAGTGTCTCTCCCCGCTTCCCGCTTGGCAGCGCGGGTTTCGGCTGTTGTGACTGGGGTTAGGCAGGGAGGACAGACTGAAATGGCATCGGAGTCTGGCTCTGGGAGAGCCAGGCCCGGGACAGAATTGGCCTGCCCTCCCACCTGCCAATCTTTGTTGCTTATATACACGTCCTGTCCGGCCCTTGATGCCATCTATCTCCTGCCTAGTCTTTGGCTGCCTGGTAAGTGATTTgttatgttagacccccgaaaactcaagtatccggggtctcaggccaggttcgcggtcaccccaatcaccaggcggattcgagagcttgctgcaaactgcacgaggctttattgtaatttaacgaactaaccccatgttagctcgggtctttcacccacccgccatggcagacggctagaaaaagacggctcctaaggtctccccaaagatcttatagggcagcgtaaggggagtgtctaggggtacgcacaggcttacgcacaggctcatgattggtgtgcctccaggcttggagggcttgccctgtgttgattggtcaactggttgctatggctcataggccctcccagggtggttgctatgctctctatgtcattgctgtgcgcttgtccgtaaagcacacccagggtcgtaaagcatagcgccaccagctaacttctgattggttccttgtcacaagacaggcatctgacctctaagtgaccaaggcaggtatatggcaagcacatgttcggctgttatggctgccaaaagggaagccggttccttcagttaGAGTTTACTTCAAACTCCATTCACTGAGGAAGTGGCCTTGACCTCCGCTATGCTGGGTCTCTGCAATATTTGACTTAGTGCTCCACACAGTTGCTGTCTCCCCCACGGAATTGTAAATCCTATTAAGGCAGAAACGCTGTTGCCAGGTGTGGagttgcacgcctttaacccccgCACTAGGGAGTCTGAGGTAGATGGATTTcagggagttctaggccagtctggttcCTCCCCCACTCTATCCAATATAAGCCTAAAAGGGGGTGAATGTCCCTAGTTATCTTACTCTGGTTCTCTGGAGAGAAAACCAGGTCTACTGAATGACCATAGGGAGAGAGAGGCCTGTGTTTAGTTGGTACTGGTACCCTGCTGGGCTAGGTGGATGCAACCAAAGCTGCCTGAGGAGCTTTGCAGCATCTTGTAGACAGGAAGAACAGGCGAGATACCACGTTGAGCAAAGGCAGATAGATACAGGGAAGAAATCTGTTAAGGTGGGATTGATTGACACATGGCTGAGAAGCAGGTTTCTGTGGGGTGCACCTCTAGGTGTTCCAGCCAAGATCAGGATAGCATTGACTCACTCTAGCTTCCAACTTTCTCCTGCACTGATGAGCCACACCTCTTGTTTTTACCACATTCCTTGTTCTCTTATTCATGTCCAACTTCTGGGGACTGAGCAGAGGCCAGGGTAGTAACAGAGCCCCTCCCAACACTTGTGGGCGTAATGAACTAAAGCATTTGGGTGCTAGCCCTTCCCATGTTATGTTTTCTAACTTACTGTTATCAACATATATTTTGGGGTGCTGGGGAGacggatcagtggttaagagtcctgGTTATCCTTTTAGAGGATCGGGGTTTGGCtatcagcacccacatagaggctcacaacctcctgtgaCTCCACTTCCCTGGGATCTGATGATCTCTTCTTGTCTCCCAGGGCACCAGGCATAAAtgtggtgcacattcatacatgcagtcatacacataaaatgagaaCAATCCCTTTCTGTTCTTCTCAGGGAGGAGACAGTATGTGTCATTCTTAATTCCTGTTGTAGCTTAAATTGAAACTTCTCCCATTGTCTGGAGCCCTCCTCCAAGTGGAGGAGGAGAGTGTCCTCAAATTCATTGCAGCAGGAACTGGCTTAGGTGGCACCAGCTTTGTCTTCGGATGGAACAGTACACCCACGAAAGGAAAAATGACAGAATTTGCATCATAAATCAGAATAGGACCTGGGAAATGCTGCTGCTGGCAGCTCCAGCCATTGTAgcttatgccagcatcattttctCCAGGAACATTGGCCAGCGAGCTGTGCTGCCATTTGTTGCTGCCACTAGAGTCACTCCAGCTGCTGGTGGCTTCACTAACTGGATCCAAGTAGCCTCAGGGAGGTGACTGATCCAAGACTGACCACCAGTCCCTGACAGAGGAGTCTCATGTCAACCTGTTTACTATGACTGTCTTAACACAGGTTCTCCTCTACATTATTTGGGCGTTGTGATTGTTAGATTAGTAAAAGGCAGATTTAGAGAGACAGATGGTGGAAGGGAAAAAGGCTTGCTCTGACCATAGGTGGACCATGTTCATTCCTGGTGAGGGAGCATCTTGTCACCCACATGTATGGTGCCCAAAAGGCCCACAGAGGAAGATGAGATGCAGCCCCTTATAGGGTCAAAAATGGCTTTCACAGTCCGAAAGGGACGCTGGGAAGTGTAGCCTTCCAGCAGGAAGCTATCACCCCTAATGCTGAGAGGATATAGAAAATGCAGGCCCGAGGTATGACAGCTGTTTCTGCTGATTGGTAGAGGGGGTCCCGTGCCCATTGGAGAGGGGTCTTTAGTCATGTAGCAGGGGGGAGTCTTAACTTGATCAGCTTTCAGGGTGGATCAGGTGATTGTCATCTTATATTGCTGGAGAGATTTGGAAGATGATTATTAGAGGGCTGTAGGCAGCTGATTTGGTTACAAAGTAAAGCTGAGAGATTTCCCAGGAAAGTTGAGAGACCGGGAGGGCCAGAGGTGAGAGGAAATGGGCACAGAGGTGACTCAGGGTGACAGTGACTAGTCCCATTGCCAAGTGTGTTGGACCATGAGCTAGCAGGAGTAACAGGAGATACAGAGCATCAAAGGAGGGGAACAAGAGAAAATAGAAGACCAATGTAATGAGCTGTGTCCAGCTCAGGGTGGAAGGGATGAAGTCCCCTTTAGCCTGTTGCTCTGCAGCATCTAAAAGGTCTTTTAGCAGATGTATCGGCACCACGTGTGGAGCTGTTGTAAGTGAGAGCATTGGGAGAGCTTGCGTGGGGCATTTTATTTGTGCATAGAGGGAAGTTCtgtaagtaaaacatttaaagtaTGAGGTAATGAGCAGGAAGGAGGGCAGTACAGCAGCAGTCACGGAAGGAACTGGTCCTGAAGGAGGTCAAGCTCATCTGTGGTGAACTGATGCAAAGGCGGTTCCAGTCCAGATGTTTCAGTTCCGAGTCCCCCAACAGTGTTCAAGAATGGCAAGAAGAGCCAGGCATTGaaggcgcacgactttaatcccagcactcgggaggcagagggaggcggatctctgtgagtttgaggccagcctggtctctcaGTAACTGTTTTAAGGTTGACAGAAGGGTGATGAGGAGAGCAGCAGTTGGAGCGCCTCAGAGGATGTTCCATCCAAGGAGCCATGAGAAACTTCACAGTTGGCAAAGATCCAGAACGTAAGTCAGGAGGTAAAAACTGCTCAACTTAGTGGGGATATTAAGGGACAAAGAGGAAAACTTTCACATCAAGAGCAAcacaagccgggtgttggtggcacacacctttaatcccagcacttgggaggcagaggcaggcagatctctgtgagttcaaggccagcctggtctacagagtgagtgccaggacagcctccaaaataatacaaagaaaccatgtctcaaaaaaaataaaaaaaataaaataaaaataaaaaaattaaaaaaaaaaaaaacgagaggGGGGCAACACGAGTTAAATGTGGACAACTGGCAGGACCATGTTCTGTAGAAGGATAAGGTGACTGTAATTAGCTGTCTGTTAGGTCAGACTCTTAAATAAGGAACAACCTCCTGGAAACTTTGTAAAGAAGTCAGTTAAAGTTGGCACCTAAGGAACAAATCTGACAGAATGTGTCTAAGTGGTAGTCCTTGCTTTCACAAATGATAAACTTTGTATGTTTGTTTCAACTATTAACAATACCAGCTATTATTTAATGAACAAAAGCAGAGTATCTCAAGTAAAACTAAATTTTTGGTTAGGAACAATTTGCTaaggtaaaatttttaaaaattaggactATTTCCTTAAGTGATCATATCTAGAATTTGAAAACATGACAATATATATTTTTGCTAAAATCAAATTGTAATACCTATACTTCAagattatatgtaaatatattttatattgtcaggCTGTGTAAAGAGACAATTTTCTTCTAAGTTGTATTCCccagaaagaaattattttcaatttaaaaagtatactCCCAGAGACAATGACTGCCTTGATTCCTCCTCAGTAggcatgtgtggtgatatattatttatgatttattcacGTTCAGACAATTAGTCTCTAGCCAGGACAGGATTGCTTCAATctgggtagaggtgagagctactggcttggatgctttgcttctcagatctttcagcttgaaccccaatgtcagtcactgggtttttattattcatgttacaaattGGTGCCCAACGTAAAGGTATGAAATGAATTCACAAAAAAGCCACTTGAATTCATTGGCCCAGGCCCAGACCTGAACTGCAGGCAATCCCTGCCTGGCCAAcgaggttttcttttgttttctccccaaGTCCTTGAGTGAGTTTGACATTTTTCTGTTGCAGCCTCTTTGCAGCAAAAACTACAGGCATTTGGGCTCCAAACCCCACAGGAGTTAGCCACTTTGGCACATCCCCCTGGCTCTTTGGCTTCTTTTCTCCCGGTGGATTGTGGGCTTTCCCTAGACCTCCTTGAGCCCTCTCTCCGGCTGCTGTCAAACTAGAGGCAGCCTTGAAGCCTTCTCAGGCTTCTGTTGTTATAATCAGCAGCAACTTCACACATCCATCAGCAGCAGCAGATTTGGTAAGACCATTGGGAATTCTTcgttagttctctctctctctctctctctctctctctctctctctctctctctctcgttttttgagacagggtttctctgtgaagccttggagcctgtcctggaacttgctctgtagagcactTTGGCTTCAAAGattaacagagatctgcccacctctgccttccaagtgctgggattaaaggtgtgagccaccaacaccgggTAGGCTATTGGGAATCCTTACAGGAAGGAATAAGTTTAaaaagagaggtttttttttttttttcccacattaaaaatgggaaacacagggctggagatatggctcagccattaaaggctaggctcacaaccaaaaaatggGTAACACAATTACAATGGAGAATGTAAGGCCTCTATATCACTATGAAATGAATGATTTCAAAATGGAACAATCAGtttaactgggattgacatactgTTAATTACCATCttgataattcttggtttatctctaaaaaagttggttgatatgagtgTCAAGATGAAGTCCTTAGAAAAACTTATGAAAGcagatcatagagatattcagaCCCAGACAAAGGAATTCATTGGGAAACCAAACTCAGCATTGCATTCTAGGGTTAAAAGGGAATTCaagggcttaa
This window contains:
- the Mrps18a gene encoding 39S ribosomal protein S18a, mitochondrial isoform X2 codes for the protein PQSQQPKPALPSGKRGETLKKPRGVDLPGETDRHFEEPVLAHSCRRVSPRHLGRNTGFAQRRISRAQTPSQTPARRAAAASAPPQKRKCTRGQACSQDGGPQGSGVGLRAAAPGLLAGPAAAGWLRLPARGLREVVEIQEGKTAVIEGRITETPKATPNPPNPSGQCPICRWNLKHKYNYEDVLLLSQFIRPHGSMLPRNVTGLCLEEHRKIEECVKMAHRAGLFPNHRPRLPEGSLPKNKPKLNR